In Desulfobulbus oralis, one DNA window encodes the following:
- a CDS encoding transglutaminase TgpA family protein, whose translation MTAQARQQTGLRATLLLAIVLACLLHLVNISAPTLLVCLALWAYQLLGFFRPLPSPGPRVLTVAGALCFVLIAATNEGLTVEFFVSLLVLMISLKLFEFRGCHDAMMTAILNYFVVASGMFFSDSLLVTCYIALCLVYNNAALVRASHPGLPLKRCLRWAGRLTLQALPFMVILFLVFPRFQGGLWGRPSLIQARSGVNDTLKLGGVAEVARNMDVAFRVHFDGPLPLETLYWRGLVLWHFDGETWTRGPGQRSLTPDRTQTAGMVRSYRVTLEPHEGRWLYTLDRPLTVQLLQPPRGLAISGAGVVEGARSVSGRVEYQATSDTAARMLWSEQNRMAKVWGRQLPESGNPRARALAALWQGRSPGDIVNSGLAFFGRGGFRYTLAPDEELGADAIDAFLFERRAGFCEHFAASFAFLMRAAGLPTRLVVGYLGGTVNPYGGYLAVRHADAHVWCEVLLNDEWQRIDPTAVVAPGRLRTGSESRAPAPADLTLSGLFSVGNLPSWLQPLGNGWDYVNMRWNQLVMQYSAASQRQLFAWLGLDWGRQAARLGLLIAGIAVLGIGYFLVAVFMRRSPREEADVVAQAWRRFREKLEGAGVAGTARQGPVRLLAMLEAERPDLARTASAVVQLYIRLRYAKTPEAARGEMERELVQAVRDFRAPRPGKQP comes from the coding sequence ATGACGGCACAGGCCCGGCAGCAAACCGGGCTCAGGGCCACGCTGCTGTTGGCCATTGTCCTGGCCTGCCTGCTGCATCTGGTCAACATCTCCGCGCCCACTCTCCTGGTCTGTCTCGCTTTATGGGCCTACCAGCTACTCGGTTTTTTCCGGCCCCTGCCCAGCCCCGGGCCCAGAGTCCTCACCGTGGCCGGCGCGCTCTGTTTTGTCTTGATCGCAGCCACCAACGAAGGCCTGACCGTCGAGTTCTTCGTCTCGCTGCTGGTCCTCATGATCAGCCTCAAGCTCTTCGAGTTCCGGGGCTGCCACGACGCCATGATGACGGCGATTCTGAACTACTTTGTCGTGGCCAGCGGCATGTTCTTCAGCGATTCGCTTCTGGTGACCTGCTACATTGCGCTTTGCCTGGTGTACAACAACGCGGCCCTCGTGCGTGCCAGCCATCCGGGCCTGCCGTTGAAACGCTGCCTGCGTTGGGCCGGCCGGCTCACGTTGCAGGCCCTGCCCTTTATGGTCATACTCTTCCTTGTCTTCCCGCGCTTTCAGGGCGGCCTCTGGGGACGCCCCAGCCTCATTCAGGCCCGCTCCGGTGTGAACGATACCCTGAAGCTGGGCGGCGTGGCCGAGGTGGCGCGCAACATGGATGTGGCCTTCCGCGTGCATTTTGACGGCCCCCTGCCCCTGGAGACGCTCTACTGGCGCGGTCTGGTGCTCTGGCACTTCGACGGCGAGACATGGACGCGTGGGCCCGGGCAGCGTAGTCTGACGCCGGACCGGACGCAGACGGCCGGCATGGTGCGCAGCTACCGTGTGACGCTGGAGCCCCACGAAGGCCGCTGGCTCTACACTCTGGACCGGCCGCTCACAGTGCAACTCCTGCAGCCGCCACGTGGTCTTGCGATAAGTGGAGCCGGTGTGGTGGAAGGCGCCCGATCGGTGTCGGGCCGGGTGGAATATCAGGCCACTTCAGACACTGCGGCCCGGATGCTGTGGTCTGAACAGAACCGGATGGCCAAGGTCTGGGGCCGGCAGTTGCCAGAGAGCGGCAATCCGCGGGCCCGGGCGCTGGCCGCTCTCTGGCAGGGCAGGAGTCCCGGGGACATCGTCAACAGCGGCCTGGCTTTTTTCGGTCGGGGCGGCTTCCGCTACACGCTCGCTCCGGATGAGGAGCTGGGCGCCGATGCCATCGACGCCTTTCTCTTTGAGCGCCGCGCCGGCTTCTGCGAGCATTTTGCCGCCTCCTTCGCCTTCCTCATGCGGGCCGCGGGCCTGCCCACCCGGCTGGTGGTGGGTTATCTGGGCGGCACGGTCAACCCCTACGGCGGGTACCTGGCAGTGCGCCACGCCGACGCCCATGTCTGGTGCGAGGTACTGCTGAACGACGAATGGCAGCGCATCGACCCGACCGCGGTGGTGGCTCCCGGCCGACTGCGCACGGGCAGCGAAAGCCGCGCGCCTGCCCCGGCGGATCTCACCCTCTCGGGCCTTTTCAGCGTGGGCAATCTGCCGTCCTGGCTGCAGCCCCTGGGTAATGGCTGGGACTATGTGAACATGCGCTGGAACCAGCTCGTCATGCAGTACTCGGCGGCCAGCCAGCGCCAGCTTTTCGCCTGGCTGGGCCTTGACTGGGGCAGGCAGGCGGCTCGTCTTGGACTTTTGATCGCGGGCATTGCCGTTTTGGGCATTGGCTATTTTCTTGTGGCGGTCTTTATGCGGCGCAGCCCGCGGGAGGAGGCGGATGTGGTGGCCCAGGCATGGCGGCGTTTTCGGGAAAAGCTCGAGGGCGCGGGCGTGGCGGGAACAGCCAGGCAGGGGCCGGTGCGGCTCCTGGCCATGCTGGAGGCAGAGCGGCCCGACCTGGCCAGGACAGCGTCAGCCGTGGTGCAGCTCTACATTCGCCTGCGCTATGCCAAAACGCCCGAGGCGGCCCGTGGCGAAATGGAGCGGGAATTGGTGCAGGCGGTACGGGACTTCAGGGCTCCTCGACCGGGAAAGCAGCCCTGA